One region of Cyanobium sp. M30B3 genomic DNA includes:
- the nrdJ gene encoding ribonucleoside-triphosphate reductase, adenosylcobalamin-dependent, whose amino-acid sequence MVRQLLDESPVTLSAQRPTASPAATSAVRSNADGSGGLGSDSAAAAVRSAAGDFPATAPAANPVFYRTYSRRQEAGRESWRQVAERNLGGLRQLGHLSEAEVELLRRMQLEQKALPSGRWLWIGGTPWIEQRHNFSGAYNCTSTNLVDWEAFGLMMDLAMMGCGTGAIIEPRLIEKLPAVRNRLEIVSVADIGVTPAGQRQQATTHTVDGQRVAVKVGDTRRGWVDSYQLLLELSSDERFDASAPIEISVDLSDVRPVGETLKGFGGMANPVKLKDLYGRVAQILNKAQGRQLSSVECCLLIDEAAVTIVAGNIRRSAGMRQFAAEDSSAAGAKDNLWQQDSEGNWRIDPERDALRMANHTRVFHTRPDWDTVLEAVTKQFQSGEGAIQFAPEAIARSNADLLPTPELREEFVGIYCDQGREQAAQWLKLHHPGLEADELEHRLGRYGLNPCGEILGADFHCNLAEIHLNQIHPTDFQAQEDAFRAGAIAVACLLNHDFEVERYRQSRAWDPIVGVSFTGLFDFFVHAFGTPWLNWWEAGRPDSEEGRAFKAREADYLQRWKRIVHEAVGEYCDRHGIRRPNRCTTVQPAGTKSLLTGASPGWHPPKAQRFIRRITFRKNDPVALACMDYGYTIVPSQSDKDDQGRLLDDPFDPRCSEWLVEIPTEVSWANLPGADTVEINNFSALAQFDFYMQVQRHYTAHNTSATIEFRENEIEPLAHKIHEAIEEGFGYISAALLARFDANATFPRLPFEPIDKATYERLHQEVEGRRRTADFFEALARYDRGELMEAGPAGCDSDKCLLPLAKPEV is encoded by the coding sequence ATGGTGCGCCAACTCCTGGATGAATCGCCGGTGACCCTCTCCGCCCAGCGGCCCACCGCCAGCCCCGCCGCCACGTCTGCCGTGCGGTCCAACGCCGACGGCAGCGGCGGCCTGGGCAGCGACAGCGCCGCTGCAGCGGTCCGATCAGCAGCCGGCGACTTCCCCGCCACCGCGCCGGCGGCCAACCCGGTGTTTTACCGCACCTATTCGCGCCGCCAGGAGGCGGGCCGCGAGAGCTGGCGGCAGGTGGCGGAACGCAACCTGGGCGGCCTGCGCCAGCTGGGCCACCTCAGCGAGGCGGAGGTGGAGCTGCTGCGGCGGATGCAGCTGGAGCAGAAGGCGCTGCCCTCGGGGCGCTGGCTGTGGATCGGCGGCACGCCCTGGATCGAGCAGCGCCACAACTTCAGCGGCGCCTACAACTGCACCTCCACCAACCTGGTGGACTGGGAGGCCTTCGGGCTGATGATGGACCTGGCGATGATGGGCTGCGGCACCGGCGCCATCATTGAGCCGCGGCTGATCGAGAAGCTGCCGGCGGTGCGCAACCGGCTGGAGATCGTGAGCGTGGCCGATATCGGCGTCACCCCGGCGGGCCAGCGCCAGCAGGCCACCACCCACACGGTTGACGGCCAACGGGTGGCGGTGAAGGTGGGCGACACGCGCCGCGGCTGGGTGGACAGCTACCAGCTGCTGCTGGAGCTCAGCAGCGACGAGCGCTTCGACGCCAGCGCGCCGATCGAGATCAGCGTGGATCTCTCGGATGTGCGGCCGGTGGGCGAAACCCTGAAGGGCTTCGGCGGCATGGCCAACCCGGTGAAGCTGAAAGACCTCTACGGCCGGGTGGCCCAGATCCTCAACAAGGCCCAGGGTCGCCAGCTCAGCTCGGTGGAGTGCTGCCTGCTGATCGATGAGGCGGCGGTCACGATCGTGGCCGGCAACATCCGCCGCAGCGCCGGCATGCGCCAGTTCGCCGCGGAGGATTCATCGGCGGCGGGCGCCAAGGACAACCTCTGGCAACAGGACAGCGAGGGCAACTGGCGCATCGACCCGGAGCGCGACGCCCTGCGGATGGCCAACCACACCCGCGTGTTCCACACCCGCCCGGATTGGGACACGGTGCTGGAGGCGGTGACCAAGCAGTTCCAGAGCGGCGAGGGCGCGATCCAGTTCGCCCCCGAGGCGATCGCCCGCTCCAATGCCGACCTGCTGCCCACCCCCGAGCTGCGCGAGGAGTTTGTGGGCATCTACTGCGACCAGGGCCGCGAGCAGGCGGCGCAGTGGCTGAAGCTGCACCACCCCGGCCTGGAGGCCGATGAACTGGAGCACCGCCTGGGCCGCTACGGGCTGAACCCCTGCGGCGAGATCCTCGGCGCCGACTTCCACTGCAACCTGGCGGAGATCCACCTCAACCAGATCCATCCCACCGATTTCCAGGCCCAGGAGGACGCCTTCCGCGCCGGCGCGATCGCCGTGGCCTGCCTGCTGAATCACGACTTCGAGGTGGAGCGCTACCGCCAGAGCCGGGCCTGGGATCCGATCGTGGGCGTGAGCTTCACCGGCCTGTTCGACTTCTTCGTGCATGCCTTCGGCACGCCGTGGCTGAACTGGTGGGAGGCGGGCCGGCCCGATTCGGAGGAGGGCCGGGCGTTCAAGGCCCGCGAGGCCGACTACCTGCAGCGCTGGAAGCGGATCGTGCACGAGGCGGTGGGTGAGTACTGCGACCGCCACGGCATCCGCCGGCCGAATCGCTGCACCACGGTGCAACCGGCGGGCACAAAGAGCCTGCTCACCGGCGCCAGCCCGGGCTGGCATCCGCCCAAGGCGCAGCGCTTCATCCGCCGCATCACCTTCCGCAAGAACGATCCGGTGGCGCTGGCCTGCATGGACTACGGCTACACGATCGTGCCGAGCCAGAGCGACAAGGACGACCAGGGGCGGCTGCTGGATGATCCGTTCGATCCGCGCTGCAGCGAGTGGCTGGTGGAGATCCCCACGGAGGTGAGCTGGGCGAACCTGCCGGGTGCCGACACGGTGGAGATCAACAACTTCTCGGCGCTGGCCCAGTTCGACTTCTACATGCAGGTGCAGCGGCACTACACCGCCCACAACACCAGCGCGACCATTGAGTTCCGCGAGAACGAGATCGAACCACTGGCCCACAAGATCCACGAGGCGATCGAGGAGGGCTTCGGCTACATCTCAGCGGCGCTGCTGGCCCGCTTCGATGCCAACGCCACCTTCCCGCGGCTGCCGTTCGAACCGATCGACAAGGCCACCTACGAACGACTGCACCAGGAGGTGGAAGGCCGCCGCCGCACGGCGGACTTCTTCGAAGCCCTGGCCCGCTACGACCGCGGCGAACTGATGGAAGCTGGCCCAGCCGGGTGTGATTCGGACAAGTGCCTGCTGCCGCTGGCGAAGCCGGAGGTGTGA
- a CDS encoding class I SAM-dependent methyltransferase, whose translation MPRTPEPELMDGAEQVAAYAAADFHASDQAMVERLAHLCGDDPGPRLADLGCGPGNISFLLARRFPQASVLGLDGAPRMLRIAEQRLAAEPALAGRLHVQEALLPLPESAPLPAGFRAGGFSAVVSNSLLHHLHEPLGLWQAAVQLAAPGAFVYVQDLRRPPSAEAVEAQVAASMADAPEVLRHDYRASLHAAFTPAEVADQLRQAGLAGLRVEPLGACYLEVWGRLP comes from the coding sequence CTGCCGCGCACCCCCGAGCCCGAACTGATGGACGGGGCCGAGCAGGTGGCGGCCTACGCCGCCGCCGATTTCCATGCCTCCGACCAGGCGATGGTGGAGCGCCTGGCCCACCTCTGCGGCGACGACCCCGGCCCGCGGCTGGCCGACCTGGGCTGCGGCCCCGGCAACATCAGCTTCCTGCTGGCCCGCCGCTTTCCCCAGGCCTCTGTGCTCGGGCTCGATGGCGCCCCGCGCATGCTGCGCATCGCCGAGCAGCGGCTGGCGGCCGAGCCCGCCCTGGCCGGCCGGCTCCACGTCCAGGAAGCTCTTTTGCCCCTGCCGGAGTCAGCGCCCCTGCCTGCCGGCTTCCGGGCAGGCGGTTTCAGCGCTGTCGTCAGCAACAGCCTGCTGCACCACCTCCACGAGCCCCTGGGCCTCTGGCAGGCGGCGGTCCAGCTCGCCGCCCCGGGCGCCTTTGTGTATGTGCAGGACCTGCGCCGTCCCCCCAGCGCCGAGGCCGTGGAGGCCCAGGTGGCCGCCTCCATGGCCGATGCCCCCGAGGTGCTGCGCCACGATTACCGCGCCTCCCTGCACGCCGCCTTCACCCCGGCCGAGGTGGCCGATCAGCTGCGCCAGGCCGGTCTGGCCGGGCTGCGGGTGGAGCCTCTCGGCGCGTGCTACCTGGAGGTGTGGGGCCGCTTGCCCTGA
- a CDS encoding ATP-binding protein, whose amino-acid sequence MVMALRRIEPEVVWTPRRSEVNPAMYVDRPELETQLNRFLRQNTNILIHGESGSGKSWLYRSVLDKLGAHLAVGNLANASRLGSITAEITNLLNREQEARKVGYDETKKAKLSTGLLGSELEHQGHYQIGEPEPFEALVIALRKRAGGRATVVLALDNLEAIRDNESLMQELANLIILLDDGRYARHGVKLLLVGVPGDVRSYFSQTPNRQTVVNRLSELREVSRLTHDQARELVIRGFKEQLHYRFEPGSMDRIVNHIIWVTDRIPQRIHEYCLELAYLAEAHNHELREEQLVSADARWLSNSLSNSYSVIENLMNERETRIGRRNQVLYALGQSTEPEIRYTSIEEIVRREFPASTAERTLNISGMLSELSSEEAGLLKRSPKGDSYVFHDPKYRMCLRSMLVFDKEAGRVLKRTVEESGERIHVEEVSDTLE is encoded by the coding sequence TTGGTCATGGCGCTTAGGCGTATTGAGCCGGAGGTGGTTTGGACTCCTCGTCGGTCGGAAGTAAATCCGGCGATGTATGTAGATCGCCCAGAGCTAGAGACTCAATTGAATCGGTTTTTGCGCCAGAACACTAATATCTTGATTCACGGCGAGAGCGGCTCAGGGAAGTCCTGGCTCTATCGTAGTGTTCTTGATAAGCTTGGCGCTCATCTAGCTGTCGGAAATCTTGCAAATGCCTCTAGGCTTGGATCGATTACAGCTGAAATTACAAACTTACTAAACAGAGAACAAGAGGCTCGAAAGGTCGGATATGACGAAACAAAGAAGGCCAAGCTCTCTACTGGTTTACTTGGGAGCGAATTAGAACACCAAGGTCATTATCAGATAGGCGAGCCGGAACCATTTGAGGCCTTGGTCATTGCGCTGCGGAAGAGGGCGGGAGGCAGGGCGACAGTTGTGCTGGCACTGGATAATCTAGAAGCAATTCGGGATAACGAGAGTCTCATGCAAGAGTTGGCAAACCTCATTATACTGCTTGACGATGGGCGATATGCAAGGCATGGCGTGAAGTTGCTCCTTGTAGGAGTCCCTGGTGACGTCCGCAGTTACTTTAGCCAAACCCCCAACAGGCAAACTGTTGTCAACCGCCTATCTGAGCTACGCGAGGTAAGTCGACTTACGCATGATCAGGCTCGAGAACTTGTAATTCGGGGATTCAAAGAACAACTTCACTACCGCTTCGAACCCGGGTCGATGGATAGAATCGTCAACCATATTATTTGGGTTACCGACCGTATTCCTCAGCGCATTCATGAATACTGCCTTGAGCTTGCTTACTTGGCAGAAGCCCACAATCACGAACTTCGCGAAGAACAATTAGTCTCCGCAGATGCCCGATGGCTAAGCAACTCGCTTTCAAATAGTTATTCAGTCATTGAGAATCTGATGAATGAGAGGGAGACTCGTATCGGAAGACGGAATCAGGTGCTATATGCACTTGGCCAGTCCACCGAGCCTGAAATACGCTACACCTCAATTGAGGAGATTGTAAGAAGAGAGTTTCCGGCTTCAACTGCTGAGCGTACCTTGAATATCAGCGGAATGCTTTCTGAGCTCTCCTCGGAGGAGGCTGGTTTGCTGAAGCGCTCGCCAAAGGGTGATTCTTATGTATTTCATGACCCGAAGTATCGAATGTGCCTGCGCTCGATGCTGGTCTTCGATAAAGAAGCTGGGCGAGTTCTCAAGCGAACTGTCGAAGAATCAGGAGAAAGGATTCATGTCGAGGAAGTCAGCGACACCCTGGAATAA
- a CDS encoding restriction endonuclease subunit S: protein MTIDDQRLPKGWCLADIGSLGHYLNGRGFKKSEWAEQGRPIIRIQNLTGSSDHYNYFEGQVDPKCEVEPGDLLMSWAATLGAFVWRGPSAVLNQHIFKVKSFISRSFHYYVLLWALDALYRNAHGSGIVHVTKGKFEGTPVLLPPLPEQHRIVEAIESYLSRLDDAMATLERVQRNLKRYRASVLKSAVEGRLVPTEAELARAEGREYEPASVLLERILADRRCRWEEAELAKMKAKGKVPKNDRWKSKYVEPVGPDTSGLPELPEGWCWATVDSLAWDGGYGTSRKCQLNGDGPPVLRIPNVQNGTLTFEELKFATGSEPLSTDGILAPGDFIFIRTNGSKRLIGRGALVANLLSGDYYFASYLIRLRLASTLMTAKWFALVWHAPVVREQVLRDAASSAGQHNVSLSAALSYCVPLPPHAEQERILAEAERLSSIAESSRSMVQPSIVRVARLRQSILKWAFEGRLVDQDPTDEPAEVLLERIRAERAAQPSRSRRSRP from the coding sequence GTGACAATTGATGATCAACGTCTCCCCAAGGGATGGTGTCTTGCAGACATTGGTTCACTTGGCCACTATCTGAATGGTCGTGGTTTCAAAAAATCTGAATGGGCCGAGCAGGGAAGGCCAATCATCCGCATCCAGAATCTGACTGGATCCTCGGATCATTACAACTACTTTGAAGGACAAGTAGATCCTAAGTGCGAGGTTGAGCCAGGCGATCTTCTTATGTCTTGGGCCGCCACCCTCGGCGCTTTTGTTTGGCGTGGGCCGAGTGCCGTGCTAAATCAACACATTTTCAAGGTAAAGAGTTTCATATCGCGTTCGTTCCACTACTACGTCCTGCTTTGGGCTCTTGATGCTTTGTACCGCAACGCCCACGGATCTGGAATAGTACACGTAACCAAAGGGAAGTTTGAAGGTACTCCTGTCCTGCTCCCCCCTCTTCCAGAGCAGCACCGAATCGTCGAAGCCATCGAGAGCTACCTCTCCCGGCTCGACGACGCCATGGCGACCTTGGAGCGGGTGCAACGCAACCTGAAGCGTTACCGCGCCTCGGTGCTTAAGTCCGCCGTTGAGGGGCGACTGGTGCCGACCGAGGCCGAACTGGCCCGCGCGGAGGGCCGGGAATATGAGCCCGCCTCGGTGCTCCTGGAGCGCATCCTCGCCGATCGCCGTTGCCGCTGGGAGGAAGCCGAGCTGGCGAAGATGAAGGCCAAAGGGAAGGTGCCGAAGAATGACAGGTGGAAGTCGAAGTATGTGGAGCCGGTGGGGCCGGATACGAGCGGCCTGCCGGAGTTGCCGGAGGGATGGTGTTGGGCGACTGTGGACTCTCTGGCTTGGGATGGAGGCTATGGGACGTCGCGAAAGTGTCAACTCAATGGCGATGGTCCGCCCGTATTGCGGATTCCTAACGTCCAGAACGGAACACTCACTTTTGAAGAACTAAAGTTTGCAACTGGTTCAGAGCCTCTTTCGACTGACGGCATTCTTGCTCCCGGGGACTTCATCTTCATCCGAACCAATGGGAGCAAGCGCCTGATTGGACGTGGTGCGCTCGTGGCAAACCTGCTGTCTGGCGACTACTACTTCGCTTCATACCTGATTCGCCTCCGTCTGGCGTCAACCCTGATGACAGCAAAATGGTTCGCTCTCGTGTGGCATGCCCCTGTCGTTCGGGAGCAAGTCTTGAGAGACGCCGCATCGAGTGCGGGCCAACACAACGTGAGTCTTTCTGCGGCACTGAGTTATTGCGTGCCGCTTCCACCCCATGCAGAGCAGGAGAGAATCCTTGCTGAAGCCGAACGCTTATCATCCATCGCCGAATCATCTCGGAGCATGGTTCAGCCGAGCATCGTCAGAGTCGCACGCCTCCGCCAATCCATCCTCAAGTGGGCGTTCGAAGGCCGCCTCGTCGACCAGGATCCCACCGATGAACCCGCTGAGGTGCTTCTGGAGCGAATCCGCGCCGAACGCGCTGCCCAGCCCTCGCGCTCACGCAGGAGCCGTCCGTGA
- a CDS encoding peptide chain release factor 3 has protein sequence MTSSTAPSSPELAALADAVARRRNFAIISHPDAGKTTLTEKLLLYGGAIQQAGAVKAKGEQRKVTSDWMELEKQRGISITSTVLQFDYSGSTINLLDTPGHQDFSEDTYRTLAAADNAVMLEDAAKGLEPQTRKLFEVCRMRQIPIFTFINKMDRPGREPLELLDEIEQELGLACWPVNWPIGSGDRFRGVIDRRSHELILFERAERGRQSEEKRLSVQEARESGAVEPDLLDQALEELELLEGAGADLDLELVHGGELSPVFFGSAMTNFGVRPFLDAFLELAQKPIARASSAGAIEPVAPGFSGFVFKLQANMDPRHRDRVAFVRVCSGRFEKDMAVQHARTGRTIRLSRPQKLFGQDREVVDDAYPGDVIGLNNPGVFAIGDTLYVGPRLEYEGIPCFSPEIFAWLRNPNPSAFKNFRKGVNELREEGAVQILYDTDESKRDPILAAVGQLQLEVVQYRLENEYGVQTRLEPLGFSVARWVVGGWAELEKVGRIFNCKTVRDAWNRPVLLFKNDWNLGQLRDDHPELELSAVAPVVSGVEPISL, from the coding sequence ATGACCAGCAGCACCGCCCCCAGCTCCCCCGAACTCGCCGCCCTGGCTGACGCCGTGGCCCGGCGCCGCAACTTCGCGATCATTTCCCACCCCGACGCGGGCAAGACCACCCTCACCGAAAAACTGCTGCTCTACGGCGGTGCCATCCAGCAGGCCGGTGCCGTCAAGGCCAAGGGGGAGCAGCGCAAGGTGACCTCCGACTGGATGGAGCTGGAGAAACAGCGCGGCATCTCGATCACCTCCACCGTGCTGCAGTTCGACTACTCAGGCAGCACGATCAACCTGCTCGACACCCCCGGCCACCAGGACTTCTCGGAAGACACCTACCGGACGCTTGCCGCCGCCGACAACGCGGTGATGCTCGAAGACGCCGCCAAGGGCCTCGAACCCCAGACCCGCAAGTTGTTCGAGGTCTGCCGCATGCGGCAGATTCCGATCTTCACCTTCATCAACAAGATGGACCGGCCGGGCCGCGAGCCCCTCGAGCTGCTCGATGAGATCGAGCAGGAGCTGGGGCTGGCCTGCTGGCCGGTGAACTGGCCGATCGGCAGCGGCGATCGCTTCCGCGGCGTGATCGACCGCCGCAGCCACGAGCTGATCCTGTTCGAGCGGGCCGAGCGGGGCCGCCAGAGCGAGGAGAAGCGTCTCTCGGTGCAGGAGGCCCGCGAATCCGGCGCCGTGGAACCCGACCTCCTGGATCAGGCCCTGGAGGAGCTGGAGTTGCTGGAGGGCGCCGGTGCCGACCTCGACCTGGAGCTGGTGCACGGCGGTGAGCTCAGTCCGGTGTTCTTCGGCTCGGCCATGACCAACTTCGGCGTGCGGCCCTTTCTCGATGCCTTCCTGGAGCTGGCCCAGAAACCGATCGCCCGCGCCAGCAGCGCCGGGGCGATTGAGCCGGTGGCGCCCGGCTTCAGCGGCTTTGTGTTCAAGTTGCAGGCCAACATGGACCCCCGCCACCGCGACCGGGTGGCCTTCGTGCGCGTCTGCAGCGGCAGGTTTGAAAAGGACATGGCGGTGCAGCACGCCCGCACCGGCCGCACCATCCGCCTGTCGCGGCCCCAGAAACTGTTCGGCCAGGACCGCGAGGTGGTGGACGACGCCTACCCCGGCGACGTGATCGGCCTCAACAACCCGGGTGTGTTCGCCATCGGCGACACCCTCTATGTGGGGCCCCGCCTGGAGTACGAGGGCATCCCCTGCTTCAGCCCGGAGATCTTCGCCTGGCTGCGCAATCCCAACCCCTCAGCCTTCAAGAACTTCCGCAAGGGGGTGAACGAGCTGCGCGAGGAGGGGGCCGTGCAGATCCTCTACGACACCGACGAGAGCAAGCGCGACCCGATCCTGGCCGCCGTGGGCCAGCTGCAGCTGGAGGTGGTGCAGTACCGCCTCGAGAACGAATACGGCGTGCAGACCCGCCTGGAGCCCCTGGGCTTCTCCGTGGCCCGCTGGGTGGTGGGCGGCTGGGCTGAGCTGGAGAAGGTGGGGCGGATCTTCAACTGCAAGACCGTGCGCGATGCCTGGAACCGGCCCGTGCTGCTGTTCAAGAACGACTGGAACCTGGGCCAGCTGCGCGACGACCATCCCGAGCTGGAGCTCAGCGCCGTGGCGCCGGTGGTGAGTGGGGTGGAGCCGATCAGCCTCTAG
- a CDS encoding DEAD/DEAH box helicase family protein: MNHTPEQKARLDIDAALEAAGWVLQNRDAINLAAGPGVAVREAKMASGHGFADYLLFVNGKAVGAIEAKPAGHTLSGVELQSGKYAAGLPAGLNPPVTPLPFVYMSTGVETRFINGLDPDPRTRAISANLPHIHRPETLAEWIGAETLDAWVQRLHAEGGGLYTAADDTKPSSLRGRITTMPPVEPGTLYANQIEAVTNLEHSLKRNRPRALIQMATGSGKTIAAITAIYRLIKYGGAQRVLFLVDRSNLAKQAEKEFQGYWAPEVNRKFTELYNVQRLSSNTIMDSSKVVIATIQRVYSMLKGEPELDPTLEEGSQFESGADAILEPLPVVYNAALPLEFFDVVVIDEVHRSIYTLWRQVVEYFDAFLIGLTATPSKQTFGFFNKNLVMEYDHERAVADGVNVDFEIYKIRTRITEGGSTVEAGPDTMLGFRNRRTRALRWQSAEEDLTYDPNELDRRVVAKDQIRTIIRTFRDRLPVDIFPGRKEVPKTLIFAKDDSHAEDIVEIIRDEFGRGNSFCQKITYRVTDAKPEDLIQGFRNQYEPRIAVTVDMVATGTDIRPIEIVMFLRAVKSRLLFEQMKGRGVRIIDPNDLRAVSGEEAVAKTHFVLVDCVGITETALTDSQPLERKRTMSLQALLEHVAMGGTDEAMLSSLASRLARLDRQCGPEEQARVVEASGGPRLGDLCGAIVGGLDPDRQIAEARRLFEVPDGSEPTEQQVAQAAEALLKRAVEPLATKPELRNVLVEIKRELEQVIDEVSVDELLEAGASVEAREKARGLVTDFEQFIAANRNEIDALQFFYAQPYGKRLSFNDIKALAEAIKAPPRSWTPERLWRAYELLERDKVRGASGQRLLTDMVSLLRFATHKDVELVPYGEQVRERFENWLAQQGNRARPFSQEQVNWLEMMRDHIATSLEIQLDDLDYAPFAEAGGLGRAVQVFGSGLREVIGELNEVLAA, from the coding sequence ATGAACCACACGCCCGAGCAGAAGGCTCGCCTGGACATCGACGCGGCTCTGGAGGCCGCGGGCTGGGTCCTCCAGAACCGCGACGCCATCAACCTGGCCGCCGGGCCTGGTGTGGCCGTGCGCGAGGCCAAGATGGCCAGTGGCCACGGCTTCGCCGACTATCTGCTTTTCGTGAACGGCAAGGCGGTGGGCGCCATCGAAGCCAAGCCGGCGGGCCACACCCTCAGCGGCGTGGAGCTCCAGTCCGGCAAGTACGCCGCAGGTCTGCCGGCGGGGCTGAATCCCCCCGTCACACCCCTGCCGTTCGTCTACATGAGCACGGGGGTGGAGACCCGCTTCATCAACGGCCTCGACCCCGATCCCCGCACCCGCGCGATCTCCGCCAACCTGCCCCACATCCATCGGCCGGAAACACTCGCCGAATGGATCGGGGCGGAAACGCTCGATGCCTGGGTACAGCGCCTGCACGCGGAAGGCGGCGGCCTCTACACCGCTGCCGACGACACGAAGCCGTCGTCGCTGCGGGGGCGAATCACCACCATGCCGCCCGTTGAGCCCGGCACCCTCTACGCCAACCAGATCGAAGCCGTCACCAACCTGGAGCACTCGCTCAAGCGCAACCGACCGCGGGCGCTGATCCAGATGGCCACGGGCTCGGGCAAGACGATCGCCGCCATCACCGCCATCTACCGCCTGATCAAGTACGGCGGCGCGCAGCGGGTGCTCTTCCTGGTGGACCGCAGCAACCTCGCCAAGCAGGCCGAGAAGGAGTTTCAGGGCTACTGGGCGCCGGAGGTGAACCGCAAGTTCACCGAGCTCTACAACGTGCAGCGCCTGAGCTCGAACACGATCATGGACTCGAGCAAGGTGGTGATCGCCACGATTCAGCGGGTGTATTCGATGCTCAAGGGCGAACCTGAGCTCGATCCCACCCTGGAGGAAGGCTCCCAGTTCGAGAGCGGCGCCGACGCCATCCTGGAGCCCCTGCCGGTGGTTTACAACGCGGCGTTGCCGCTGGAGTTCTTTGATGTGGTGGTGATCGATGAAGTGCACCGCTCCATCTACACCCTGTGGCGGCAGGTGGTGGAGTACTTCGATGCCTTCCTAATCGGCCTCACCGCCACCCCCTCGAAGCAGACCTTCGGCTTTTTCAACAAGAACCTCGTGATGGAGTACGACCACGAGCGGGCCGTGGCCGATGGCGTGAACGTGGACTTCGAGATCTACAAGATCCGCACCCGCATCACCGAGGGTGGCTCCACGGTGGAGGCCGGGCCCGACACCATGCTCGGCTTCCGCAACCGCCGTACGCGGGCGCTGCGCTGGCAATCTGCCGAGGAGGACCTCACCTACGACCCCAACGAGCTCGACCGCCGCGTAGTGGCGAAGGACCAGATCCGCACGATCATCCGCACCTTCCGCGACCGGTTGCCGGTGGACATCTTCCCTGGACGCAAGGAGGTGCCGAAGACGTTGATCTTCGCCAAGGACGACAGCCACGCTGAAGACATCGTGGAGATCATTCGCGACGAATTCGGCCGCGGCAATTCCTTCTGCCAGAAGATCACCTACCGGGTGACGGACGCAAAGCCTGAGGATCTGATCCAGGGCTTCCGCAACCAGTACGAGCCGCGCATCGCCGTGACGGTGGACATGGTGGCCACGGGCACGGACATCAGGCCGATCGAGATCGTGATGTTCCTGCGGGCGGTGAAGAGCCGGCTGCTGTTCGAGCAGATGAAGGGCCGTGGGGTGCGCATCATCGACCCCAACGACCTGCGGGCCGTGAGCGGCGAAGAGGCCGTCGCCAAAACCCACTTCGTGCTCGTGGATTGCGTGGGCATCACCGAAACAGCGCTCACCGACAGCCAACCGCTGGAGCGCAAGCGCACAATGAGCCTCCAGGCGCTGCTGGAGCACGTGGCGATGGGCGGCACCGATGAGGCGATGCTCTCCTCCCTGGCCAGCCGCCTAGCCCGGCTCGACCGCCAATGCGGACCTGAAGAACAGGCCCGGGTGGTAGAGGCCTCCGGCGGGCCCCGCCTGGGAGATCTCTGCGGGGCGATCGTGGGCGGTCTCGACCCCGACCGCCAGATCGCCGAAGCCCGCCGCCTGTTCGAGGTGCCTGATGGCTCAGAGCCCACGGAGCAGCAGGTGGCTCAGGCTGCTGAGGCGTTGCTCAAGAGGGCGGTGGAGCCGCTGGCCACGAAGCCGGAGCTGCGCAACGTGCTGGTGGAGATCAAACGGGAGCTGGAGCAGGTGATCGATGAGGTGTCGGTGGATGAACTGCTGGAGGCCGGTGCCAGCGTGGAGGCACGCGAGAAGGCCCGTGGGCTCGTGACCGATTTCGAGCAGTTCATCGCGGCCAACAGAAACGAGATCGATGCCCTGCAGTTCTTCTATGCCCAGCCCTACGGAAAACGCCTGTCGTTCAACGACATCAAGGCCCTGGCCGAGGCGATCAAGGCACCGCCCCGCTCCTGGACGCCCGAGCGGCTCTGGCGCGCCTACGAGCTCTTGGAGCGCGACAAGGTGCGGGGTGCTTCCGGACAACGGCTGCTCACGGATATGGTGTCGTTGCTCCGCTTTGCCACGCACAAGGATGTGGAGCTGGTGCCGTATGGAGAACAGGTGCGCGAGCGTTTTGAGAATTGGCTGGCCCAGCAGGGCAACCGGGCGCGACCCTTCAGCCAGGAGCAAGTCAACTGGCTGGAGATGATGCGCGATCACATCGCCACCAGCCTGGAAATCCAGCTCGATGACCTCGACTATGCGCCGTTTGCCGAAGCCGGAGGCCTGGGTAGAGCAGTGCAGGTGTTTGGATCGGGGCTGCGTGAGGTGATCGGTGAGCTGAATGAGGTGTTGGCGGCGTGA